Part of the Cloacibacterium caeni genome is shown below.
AGATGATGACGAAGTCATAGAATATTCTACCGACCCAGAACTCATTGCAGAGAAATACGACCATTTGGTGGATATTGTCATCGATTCTGGCTATGGAGATAATGTAGCTTCTACCATCGTAGATTTAACCAATGGAGAACCAGAAATTCTACGTGAAGGAAAAGGAATTCTGTAAAAGTGTCAGTCTGAGCGAAGCCGAAGACTTTGGGCGCCAATTTGACTCCTAAAGTCGTCGAACCACTTCGTTAGGTTTCACCTTCCACTCCCACTTTTTTGCTACATTATATTTCGCAAAAAGAGTTCCGCTTCAGTCGGGGCGCAGTTTTCGTCTATGATAGCAATAGTCGACAAAAATCAAAATTTGTCTTATTTTTGAACATTCAAAATCTAAAATTTATAATTTAAAATTTTCATGAAAATCATTACTTCTCCAGCAAAACTGATGAATGTGGAAAATTCTACAGAATTTTTAAAATCTACAACCCCAAAATTCATAGAAGAAGCGACTTTAATCCATTCTTATCTCAAAGAGAAAAGTCCACAATATTTATCAGAATTAATGGAAATTTCAGCAAAATTAGCAGATGAAAACTGGCACAGAAACCAAGTTTGGAAACCAAAACCAACTGCCAAAGAATCTGCTCCTGCCCTTTTTGCTTTTACAGGAGAAGTTTACAGAGGTCTTGATGCGAAAACGTTAAGCAAAGATGCTGTGGATTATCTTCAAAAAAATCATAGAATACTTTCTGGTTTGTATGGTCTTCTGAAACCTTCAGATAAAGTAATGCTTTACCGTTTAGAAATGGGCAGAAATTTCGAATTTGAGCAATATAAAAATCTGTACGAATTTTGGAGCGACAAAATCACAGAACAAATCAATTCAGAACTCAAAAAAAATGAATTATTGCTCAATCTAGCAAGCAATGAATACGGGAAAGTCATCAACAGAAAAAAACTCAATAATCCTGTTGTAGATTTTGAATTTTACCAAACTCAACCGAACGGGAAACTGAAAACCATCGTAGTTTATACCAAACATGCGAGAGGTTTGGTTGCCAGATTTTGCGCTGAAACCAATGTAAAAACATTGAATGACGTAAAAGCATTCAACTACGAAAATTACTTGATTAACGAAGAATTATCAACAGACCACAAATTGGTTTTTGTAAGGTAATTTTATAATGATTTTCAAATAAAATATAAGAAAAAGTCCTTTGGAAAGATAGAAATTTGCCATATCACAATCACAAATTATTAATTAAAAAAAGATAAGTATGGCAACTCTTACAAAAACAAAAAAGACGACAACTAAAACTTCAACTCCTAAAACTACTGCAGTAAAAACTGTAAAAGCAGAAAAAGTTCCTGCTAAAAAAGACGCTGCAAAAGATTTAGCAGATTTATTTGAAGATGGACTAAAAGACTTGTATTGGGCAGAAAAAAACCTCCTAAAAAACATGCCGAAAATGCATAAAAATGCAAGTTCTCCAGAACTCAAAAAGTCTTTAGAAGACCACATGAAAGAAACAGAAAATCAAATTAAAAGAATTGAAGACTGTTTCAAAGAATTAGGAAAAAAACCACAAGCTGCTGTTTGCGATGCCATGAAAGGCTTATTAGAAGAAGGAAAAGGCATAATGGAAGAAACAGAAATGGGTGCAGTACGAGATGCAGGAATCATTGCAGCTGCTCAAAAAATGGAACATTACGAAATTGCTTCTTATGGTACACTCGCAGCTTTTGCAAAAGTATTAGGATACAAACAAAGTTTAAAATTATTATTAGCCACTTTAGAAGAAGAGAAAAAATGTGACGAACATTTAACTCAAATTGCAGACACCAATCTGAATACTAAAGCAAAATAATTTATACTTTTACTTCACATAAAAAACCGATTTAATATCGGTTTTTTTTTAACTTTAAAAATCGTGAAACTGATAGAATTTCGCAAAGAAGGCATTTATTGTAAGAAAGGAGATTTCTACATAGACCCTTGGTTTCCTGTAAAGAAAGCCGTCATTACGCATGCTCACGCAGATCATGCAAGATGGGGAATGCAAGAATATCTTTGTACTCACGAGACAAAACCTATCCTGAAATCTAGAATTTCAGAAGATATTTCGGTTCAAAGCTTAGCTTACGGTGAAAAACTAAAAATCAACGGTGTAAAATTAAGTTTTCATCCTGCTGGTCATATTGTTGGTTCCGCACAAGTCCGTTTAGAATATAAAGGTTTTGTGACAGTAATTTCTGGAGATTATAAAATTCAAGATGATGGAATTTCTACACCTTTTGAAGTCTTAAAATGCAATGAATTTGTTACTGAATCTACTTTTGGACTGCCAATTTATCAGTGGAAATCGGTAGAAAAAATCAACCAAGAAATTCAAAATTGGGTGATAGAAAACCAAAAAATGAACAAAACATCTGTGTTTTTTGGATATTCTCTTGGCAAAGCGCAACGCTTAATGAAAGCTTTAGAAGGAATCGCAACTCTTCATGTACATTCCTCTATTCATCGATTGAATGATGCTATTTCTTCGACTGGATTGATTTTACCAGAAACTCAACTTTTAGAAATTGATGATAAAAAAGCACTAGAAAATCAAATCGTCATCGTTCCGCCAGCTTTATTGGGCACGAATATGATTAAAAAAATTCCAAATGCTGCCACCGCAATTTGTTCTGGTTGGATGCAAGTGAGAGGAAGAAGACGCTGGAAATCTGCAGATGCAGGTTTTGCGATTTCGGATCACGCCGATTGGAACGGATTATTACAAACCATAAAATCTACAGAAGCCGAAAAAGTATATGTAACGCATGGTTCTACCGAAATTTTCTCAAAATATTTAAATGAAATCGGAATTTCTGCCGAAGTGGTGAAAACCAAATTTGGCGAAGAAGAACAAGGAGACGATAATATAGAACCTGGAAATCAAGAAGAAAACTCAAATTCAGAATTCTAAATTATGAAGCAATTTTCACAATTATTTTCTACGTTAGAAACATCTAATAAGACCAACGACAAAATTTCGGCGTTGGTACATTACTTTTCT
Proteins encoded:
- the yaaA gene encoding peroxide stress protein YaaA, which encodes MKIITSPAKLMNVENSTEFLKSTTPKFIEEATLIHSYLKEKSPQYLSELMEISAKLADENWHRNQVWKPKPTAKESAPALFAFTGEVYRGLDAKTLSKDAVDYLQKNHRILSGLYGLLKPSDKVMLYRLEMGRNFEFEQYKNLYEFWSDKITEQINSELKKNELLLNLASNEYGKVINRKKLNNPVVDFEFYQTQPNGKLKTIVVYTKHARGLVARFCAETNVKTLNDVKAFNYENYLINEELSTDHKLVFVR
- a CDS encoding YciE/YciF ferroxidase family protein, translated to MATLTKTKKTTTKTSTPKTTAVKTVKAEKVPAKKDAAKDLADLFEDGLKDLYWAEKNLLKNMPKMHKNASSPELKKSLEDHMKETENQIKRIEDCFKELGKKPQAAVCDAMKGLLEEGKGIMEETEMGAVRDAGIIAAAQKMEHYEIASYGTLAAFAKVLGYKQSLKLLLATLEEEKKCDEHLTQIADTNLNTKAK
- a CDS encoding ligase-associated DNA damage response exonuclease, coding for MKLIEFRKEGIYCKKGDFYIDPWFPVKKAVITHAHADHARWGMQEYLCTHETKPILKSRISEDISVQSLAYGEKLKINGVKLSFHPAGHIVGSAQVRLEYKGFVTVISGDYKIQDDGISTPFEVLKCNEFVTESTFGLPIYQWKSVEKINQEIQNWVIENQKMNKTSVFFGYSLGKAQRLMKALEGIATLHVHSSIHRLNDAISSTGLILPETQLLEIDDKKALENQIVIVPPALLGTNMIKKIPNAATAICSGWMQVRGRRRWKSADAGFAISDHADWNGLLQTIKSTEAEKVYVTHGSTEIFSKYLNEIGISAEVVKTKFGEEEQGDDNIEPGNQEENSNSEF